The following are encoded together in the Oscarella lobularis chromosome 10, ooOscLobu1.1, whole genome shotgun sequence genome:
- the LOC136192435 gene encoding coiled-coil domain-containing protein 122-like isoform X2: MDSTAMNDDDVMVIDKTKGGNGSDCARVIDDVIVPAEGKNSTNKIADELESVHDEQETELQQKKKTLAQLEVDIEEEEKRRGLAFLRLAQHRESEASIRRHLTELSFEEETKQKELRKLLRAKSDSKAKLHREEVLEKEEARKFENYHQKMKEHHRRVIGYEKSCPLELEIERLEATILSLTDEKSKFSEFDEDKDIAMQANLIELQARKADLLLEVKSREDAVREPLRQYRVSSSLLTNQQRQLKDQEDKLKFRIEMLHRRNQAQKTRLRRQIEDRKARIAYWQNEAFQLQAAIEEIKRVN; the protein is encoded by the exons atGGATTCTACAGCTAtgaatgacgatgacgtcatggtgATAGACAAGACGAAAGGCGGGAACGGAAGTGATTGCGCTCGCGTaattgacgacgtcatcgttccaGCGGAAGGcaaaaattcgacgaataAGATTGCCGACGAATTGGAAAGCGTGCACGATGAACAGGAAACGGAgctgcaacagaaaaaaaagacgttagCACAACTCGAG GTCGATATTGAGGAAG aggagaaaaggagaggTTTGGCATTTCTACGTTTAGCTCAACATCGCGAGAGCGAGgcttcgattcgacgacattTGACTGAACTCTCTTTCGAAGAAGAGACAAAACAGAAGG AACTTAGAAAACTGTTGCGAGCCAAATCGGATTCAAAAGCCAAACTTCATCGTGAGGAAGTcttagaaaaggaagaggctCG aaaatttgaaaattatcATCAGAAAATGAAGGAGCACCACCGACGAGTTATTGGCTACGAGAAATCGTGTCCTCTAGAACTTGAAATTGAGCGTCTCGAAGCAACTATTCTATCGCTTACCGATGAGAAAAGCAAA TTCTCTGAATTTGATGAAGACAAAGATATTGCAATGCAGGCAAATCTGATCGAGTTACAGGCAAGAAAAGCCGATTTGTTGCTCGAAGTCAAAAGCAGGGAAGACGCAGTAAGAGAACCGTTGAGACAGTATAGAGTCAGTTCCTCACTTTTGACTAATCAGCAACGCCAGCTAAAAGACCAGGAGGACAAACTAAAATTCAGAATTGAAATGCTCCAC CGTCGCAATCAAGCTCAAAAAACCCGACTTCGACGTCAGATAGAAGACCGAAAGGCCAGAATAGCCTACTGGCAAAATGAAGCATTTCAACTGCAAGCTGCCATAGAGGAAATTAAACGTGTAAACTAA
- the LOC136192435 gene encoding coiled-coil domain-containing protein 122-like isoform X1 produces MDSTAMNDDDVMVIDKTKGGNGSDCARVIDDVIVPAEGKNSTNKIADELESVHDEQETELQQKKKTLAQLEVDIEEGKEKRRGLAFLRLAQHRESEASIRRHLTELSFEEETKQKELRKLLRAKSDSKAKLHREEVLEKEEARKFENYHQKMKEHHRRVIGYEKSCPLELEIERLEATILSLTDEKSKFSEFDEDKDIAMQANLIELQARKADLLLEVKSREDAVREPLRQYRVSSSLLTNQQRQLKDQEDKLKFRIEMLHRRNQAQKTRLRRQIEDRKARIAYWQNEAFQLQAAIEEIKRVN; encoded by the exons atGGATTCTACAGCTAtgaatgacgatgacgtcatggtgATAGACAAGACGAAAGGCGGGAACGGAAGTGATTGCGCTCGCGTaattgacgacgtcatcgttccaGCGGAAGGcaaaaattcgacgaataAGATTGCCGACGAATTGGAAAGCGTGCACGATGAACAGGAAACGGAgctgcaacagaaaaaaaagacgttagCACAACTCGAG GTCGATATTGAGGAAGGTA aggagaaaaggagaggTTTGGCATTTCTACGTTTAGCTCAACATCGCGAGAGCGAGgcttcgattcgacgacattTGACTGAACTCTCTTTCGAAGAAGAGACAAAACAGAAGG AACTTAGAAAACTGTTGCGAGCCAAATCGGATTCAAAAGCCAAACTTCATCGTGAGGAAGTcttagaaaaggaagaggctCG aaaatttgaaaattatcATCAGAAAATGAAGGAGCACCACCGACGAGTTATTGGCTACGAGAAATCGTGTCCTCTAGAACTTGAAATTGAGCGTCTCGAAGCAACTATTCTATCGCTTACCGATGAGAAAAGCAAA TTCTCTGAATTTGATGAAGACAAAGATATTGCAATGCAGGCAAATCTGATCGAGTTACAGGCAAGAAAAGCCGATTTGTTGCTCGAAGTCAAAAGCAGGGAAGACGCAGTAAGAGAACCGTTGAGACAGTATAGAGTCAGTTCCTCACTTTTGACTAATCAGCAACGCCAGCTAAAAGACCAGGAGGACAAACTAAAATTCAGAATTGAAATGCTCCAC CGTCGCAATCAAGCTCAAAAAACCCGACTTCGACGTCAGATAGAAGACCGAAAGGCCAGAATAGCCTACTGGCAAAATGAAGCATTTCAACTGCAAGCTGCCATAGAGGAAATTAAACGTGTAAACTAA
- the LOC136192435 gene encoding coiled-coil domain-containing protein 122-like isoform X3 has product MDSTAMNDDDVMVIDKTKGGNGSDCARVIDDVIVPAEGKNSTNKIADELESVHDEQETELQQKKKTLAQLEVDIEEGKEKRRGLAFLRLAQHRESEASIRRHLTELSFEEETKQKELRKLLRAKSDSKAKLHREEVLEKEEARKFENYHQKMKEHHRRVIGYEKSCPLELEIERLEATILSLTDEKSKFSEFDEDKDIAMQANLIELQARKADLLLEVKSREDAQRQLKDQEDKLKFRIEMLHRRNQAQKTRLRRQIEDRKARIAYWQNEAFQLQAAIEEIKRVN; this is encoded by the exons atGGATTCTACAGCTAtgaatgacgatgacgtcatggtgATAGACAAGACGAAAGGCGGGAACGGAAGTGATTGCGCTCGCGTaattgacgacgtcatcgttccaGCGGAAGGcaaaaattcgacgaataAGATTGCCGACGAATTGGAAAGCGTGCACGATGAACAGGAAACGGAgctgcaacagaaaaaaaagacgttagCACAACTCGAG GTCGATATTGAGGAAGGTA aggagaaaaggagaggTTTGGCATTTCTACGTTTAGCTCAACATCGCGAGAGCGAGgcttcgattcgacgacattTGACTGAACTCTCTTTCGAAGAAGAGACAAAACAGAAGG AACTTAGAAAACTGTTGCGAGCCAAATCGGATTCAAAAGCCAAACTTCATCGTGAGGAAGTcttagaaaaggaagaggctCG aaaatttgaaaattatcATCAGAAAATGAAGGAGCACCACCGACGAGTTATTGGCTACGAGAAATCGTGTCCTCTAGAACTTGAAATTGAGCGTCTCGAAGCAACTATTCTATCGCTTACCGATGAGAAAAGCAAA TTCTCTGAATTTGATGAAGACAAAGATATTGCAATGCAGGCAAATCTGATCGAGTTACAGGCAAGAAAAGCCGATTTGTTGCTCGAAGTCAAAAGCAGGGAAGACGCA CAACGCCAGCTAAAAGACCAGGAGGACAAACTAAAATTCAGAATTGAAATGCTCCAC CGTCGCAATCAAGCTCAAAAAACCCGACTTCGACGTCAGATAGAAGACCGAAAGGCCAGAATAGCCTACTGGCAAAATGAAGCATTTCAACTGCAAGCTGCCATAGAGGAAATTAAACGTGTAAACTAA
- the LOC136192430 gene encoding ceramide transfer protein-like: MCDPSSDDLSDDDCVESRRLPEHRGRLSKWTNFFHGWQDRWLVLSNGTLSYYKSADDMEQGCRGSMAIQKNAVIKAHEFDDARFDIAINESVFYLRAANSDERKAWLDALEATKKSFSESAYASETSLHRYDSRLSIASTYSQQSSSSLTRTQHLREKLYEMETYRDILCKQVDVLQSFFDSCSEIASNGGAGGENLDTADASSTGTGNPLSGSATPTSLPGSPSIPHKETNAFAVVAAAVSKGLVGNVTDFKGEATTFKATTAGILASLSNCIDMMNKREEQWKQRLKKEKDRRQRMDDEHKIALAHARKGGIIASPDYEEGPHSALNDEEFFDAVEIALDHEDAIEEKRIPHPIANDGDDVSDLEYLTPNRLSEMVEERIQENLKFVYERVDQFWSLVHEDGDMKIYRRDLEEGGVVLDPLKAQHTIPGITARELCQYFFDKDCKKEYDATIDTVRILEKLNRYTTIYHQLHKRVWPSSQRDTCFVSHMRPVKPHRDFDVNGESHGWMVCNFSIDHDQAPSNKYIRCKINVALVAFTFIQPREAGTDLTRDDITCKLTYSAHINPGGWAPAAAVRQVSKRETPKFLRRISSLAQNSSAGKSIAL, translated from the exons ATGTGCGATCCTTCGTCGGACGATCTCTCGGACGACGACTGCGTCGAATCGCGGCGTTTACCCGAGCATCGAGGTCGCCTATCGAAGTGGACGAATTTCTTTCACGGCTGGCAAGATCGCTGGCTCGTTTTATCGAATGGAACGCTGTCCTACTACAAATCGGCCGACGACATGGAGCAGGGTTGTCGCGGATCGATGGCGATACAGAAGAACGCCGTTATAAAG GCGcacgaattcgacgacgcgcgtttCGATATAGCGATTAACGAGAGCGTTTTCTACCTGCGAGCGGCGAATTCGGACGAGAGAAAGGCCTGGCTTGACGcgctcgaagcgacgaag AAAAGCTTCTCCGAGTCGGCGTACGCGTCGGAAACGAGCTTGCATCGCTACGATTCGCGTctctcgatcgcgtcgaccTATTCCCAACAGTCGTCCTCTTCACTCACG CGGACTCAACATCTTCGAGAGAAACTCTACGAAATGGAAACGTATCGAGACATTCTGTGCAAGCAAGTCGACGTTCTTCAGTCGTTCTTCGACTCGTGCAGCGAAATAGCGTCAA ATGGTGGTGCCGGTGGCGAAAATCTCGACACAGCCGATGCCTCCTCGACGGGCACGGGGAACCCTCTCAGCggttcggcgacgccgacgtcgcttccCGGAAGCCCGTCGATCCCTCACAAGGAGACGAATGCGTTTGCCGTCGTGGCGGCGGCCGTTTCGAAAGGACTCGTCGGAAACGTCACGGATTTCAaaggcgaagcgacgacgtttaaggcgacgacggctggAATTCTCGCCTCGCTCTCCAACTGCATCGACATGATGAATAAGAGAGAGGAGCAGTGGAAACAACGGCTCAAGAAG GAGAAAGATCGAAGGCAGCGAATGGACGACGAGCACAAGATCGCGTTGGCTCACGCACGCAAAGGAGGAATCATCGCGAGTCCCGACTACGAG GAAGGACCTCATAGTGCGTTGAACGACGAGGAATTTTTTGATGCCGTCGAAATAGCCTTGGATCACGAAGACGCTATTGAG GAGAAGAGAATACCGCATCCCATTGCGAATGATGGCGATGACGTGAGCGATTTGGAGTATTTAACGCCGAATCGCCTATCTGAAATG gtggaagAGCGAATTCAAGAGAATTTGAAATTTGTCTACGAACGTGTCGATCAATTTTGGTCGTTGGTTCACGAGGACGGCGACATGAAG ATTTATCGACGCGACTTGGAAGAAGGCGGAGTCGTTCTGGATCCGCTGAAAGCTCAACACACAATCCCA GGCATCACCGCGCGAGAATTGTGCCAGTACTTCTTCGACAAGGACTGCAAAAAGGAATACGATG ccACTATCGATACCGTTCGAATATTGGAGAAGCTGAATCGCTACACGACGATCTATCACCAGCTACATAAGCGCGTGtggccgtcgtcgcaacgcgACACGTGCTTCGTCTCTCACATGCGTCCCGTCAAGCCTCATCGAGACTTCGACGTCAACGGGGAATCTCATGGCTGGATGGTCTGCAATTTTTCCATCGACCACGATCAGGCACCG TCGAATAAGTATATTCGGTGTAAAATcaacgtcgctctcgtcgctttcacgTTCATTCAGCCGAGAGAGGCCGGGACCGACTTGACGCGGGATGACATCACTTGCAAGTTGACTTACTCGGCGCACA ttaATCCCGGTGGATGGGCCCCCGCTGCGGCCGTACGCCAAGTTTCCAAACGCGAGACTCCGAAATTCTTGCGTCGGATTTCATCCCTGGCTCAAAATTCAAGTGCGGGCAAGTCTATTGCTCTGTGA